Genomic DNA from Oncorhynchus nerka isolate Pitt River linkage group LG17, Oner_Uvic_2.0, whole genome shotgun sequence:
cccctggtaaacagtgtatgatcgctggatgattcgtttgaAGTCTAATACTGCTGGTAagggagtcgccaatgactatagttttcaatttgtcagagctaatggtgggaagcttcggcgtctcagaccccgtaacgggagcagtagagaccagagaagactcggcctctgactccgactcgctgcttaaccctttcacacgtaccatcacacgggtgtgatcgttctacagtggtccctgaagcgtacgatcacacccgtgtgtttAGAACACTCGTTTAGAATGTTCCTTTAGAACGGCAGTTtcgaatgacgcaacaatcagcgtttgagctggccacacttttttcagaaactatttacacaaacacagtccttacaaagttatgtccagaatgtcagcagtttatttttggatgcattgttcagatattcacagaagtaAATATAGCATAAAACAATCATCCTaaccggaaaaatgtaggctacatttgtcctagcgctgaCGAAAGATTGACCCAAAACAAGCAGTCATATtttctaactctcggctgacgtaaactacaatatgaatgagctaatagcaattactatatataattaatcacatcacgggtgagctcaccattgatcgaaataactaggtaaaacacttcatagaaatcgaaagtaatccgacgaTTAGTTTCAGCGTGCAGCCATGCATTTTTTCCTCACAGAAACCgaagataataagagaagacgagatgagtttggtctgtttgtagtatgcatgttgaaggggtgtgtcatctaccgtcgttcacatcccaccattaacttccggaagtcctcaaaaaatttgtgaactcttactcacctcattttgttgtaacatctttggtcaaacagacgtgaatcccagaatgcattgtatgtcaacaaacatggctacacagctggaattagcttagctcatcataatcagtacaaccttcaaaaaagtattttacacacaatatgtgcccattacaatctgtgcaagaatcggaatgcatgagttgtcacctagaattgaaaacacgtgaataaaatcgtaaatacacaaataattaccacacaaaacattttctgatagtgatttattgatacaagtggcgcgtgccggcagtcaaccacgtaacctcccactctgcgccattcagtgttgttgtttatgtatgtagctagtgagctaaACTGTAGCATTTaacaatgtctttcaaaaggagacaactcacaaatgtggaaattctggagattttttaaattctgacaatgagtctgagtatgaaagtcaggaatcagattctgacagtgacagtgaggagctgccctcaaccttgtagccattgagaaccctgaatctAAATTTCCCTTGTCAACTGAGGAAGTACCAggtccctttgaagatgctggtggtgatggaggcaggccgacagtggatgaagtacaggagttctgtggtagctggaaggccACCAGTCATTTCACCCCACCTGGCCCTGCTGTCTGCTTTGAcgagtcccagtctggagtgcaacgccccttgccatttccaactgaggcagagtgcttcaagttgtttctcacagaggagctggtgggagagaTAGTTGAGgagaccaatcgctatgccttagagctacaggagaagagagagccaggagtgagggggaaactcgctaaatgggtgacaaccacaattagtgaaatgtataccttcctggtgacagtccttctcatgggaatagtaaagaagaactccctaagagaatactggagcacagatcctatgtttgcaactcccttctttgcctccctcttttcccaagaTCGCTTCCTAGTTCTTCTGCGATGCCTGCATTTTgtcaacaatgctactgccatcctaagtgacccgttatacaaaataagaaatgttcttatcagcctgacatcagcatttggtcgggtctttgtgccatacaaggacctatgcattgatgagtccctgatgttatggaaaggtaggctggcgttccgtcaatatattccctccaaaaggcacaggtttggagtcaagttctttgtcatgtgcgacgtgaagacaggatttgtccaggatattatagtttacacagggtccaccactgacatcaaACATTATGATGGGCTTGGGGTGTCAGGGTCCGTGGTGATGACCATGCTGGCTCCTCATCTCGGCAAGGGACACACTTTGTACGTGGACAATTGGTACAGCAGTCCCACACTCTTCCAGCATCTGCTCTCCAACAGCACAGGGGCATGTGGCACAGTCAGgtcgaacaggaaggggatgccggcattcggatgcaggaagatgcagagaggggaggtggagttccaagagaacggtcaacagctggcagtaaagtggcatgacaagcgagacgtccatgtcctctccactgtccatacagcaaccatgtcggccacagggaaggtggaccacctgacCGGAGAGAGAAAGATCAAACCAGATTGTGTGCTTGATtataacctcaaaatgggggcCGTGGATAAGGCagacatgataaacagctttgtggaatgcacACGGAAAACGAACAAGTGGTATAAGAAGATATTTTTCCATCTGATCGACACTGCTGTCCTCAACGGCAGCATAGTTCACCGCCAACTAACAGGTGAGATGATTACTGAACAAGGTATTTTTGTAATTGGATGTACAGTTCACATACAAATCCATTATGCAATTATAGTGACAatatctcacccacctccccactgcctcatcatcctctaactttcctcatcctccccactccctcatagGTAAAGTAATTACCTACCAAAAATACAGAGAGAACCTCATGAGAGAGCTGCTGGAGGAGCACCACACCCCTCGGCGCCCATCCACTGGGGGTCGTCCTGCTGTAGACAATCCCCTACGCCTCACTGCACGACATTTTCCCTGCAAAGTCCCTCAAACTGCTTCTCAAGGTAGTCGCACACGGAGGCATTGCAAAGTCTGCCTGTCTGGCGCCAGGAGAAGTAAGCAGAGGAAGATGACAAAATACATGTGTCTAGCTTGTGATACACCTCTATGTATTTCACCATGCTTTGAGGAGTATCACATACTCAAGCATTATTGAGCACATCTGCAGCAAtaggtgactgactgacctgacatGTGACTTGACAGGTGAccagccatgatactatgccttagagatgggggtggaaatgcagttgttgttcagtcactgcatggatattaaatatgggttacgcatattcagttttttgtcctctagtaaaacaagttgttgaaataactaccagtactgcaataaaatagatgaatattacatattggcatgcgttttcttgctgtgttttcatccagtacaactgttaaggagtgtacgttagcatacaaaagctgtcctcattcttatgctccaaagatgtccagcttcagttatgatattggcaaataatgtttctgaaagtacagaataaagaggaattattcattagaatacaatataaggatatagcaataaaacaatactacaaagaagtaacataataaacactgctataaaaaaaatagtttattgcattgacaaaatcacagatttgagttataacagtaagaaactaacttttgagctccacaagggggcaaggcagggcagaacagagctatgctgaatagaccaaataaacaaaccatggtcatattttttatttatttaactaggcaagtaatgtaagaacaaattattatttacaatgatggcctacaccggccaaactcggacaacgctgggccaattgtgcgctgcactatgggactcccaatcacagccaggtgtgatacagcctggatttgaaccagggtgtctgtagtgccatagaccgctgcgccacttgggagtcataaggccagggtagcttcaaaatacaacacaagctaatagttttctgacgcaactagcattgttttacagagctaatagaataatgtagctaggtaagcatgattgacaataacaccataaaggttataaaatgtgtaacgttacctcacgtgtccgcagttataaggaatatattatgatctacagctacagcagaaacggcatacggaaactattattataactattataacgtaataaggcacttactttgatggaaacgcagcctggatttgaaccagggagtctgtagtgacacctctagtactgatgtgctgtgcctttgaccgctgcaccacttgagagtcataaggccatggtagcttcaaaatgcaacacaagataatacttctctgacgcatttagcattgttttacagagctaatagaagaatgtggctacataagcacgattgactataacatcataaaggttataaaatgagtaacgttacctcacgtttccgcggtgataaagaatatacacaaatatattatgctctatacatacagtacgctacaatagaaatgtggaatagaaaatgtgaacacgtgtgcagatcctgttctgacgggagatgagcaaatgtctgcagacgtgaactgcacaaacaattgggaagtgcttggggaattttgtccctgtcagaaatgtcccaaaaatgtaattatccgcaaaagtaaaaatgactatttttatgtgaatgaatgaggaggcggaacacacctaaattcaaactgtttttagaaaataaaaacttgtttgaaaatcattttaaattgaagttaaaacaacttataaatataaacaggctgcgtgctttagtttgagggcagcgcggataaaatgtactgttacgtatcaatcacattctggaatggagagaacattctaacatcacgtgcataaaaaaactcacgctggggcgaccgttagagatatttggaactcacgcatgaaagggttaatagggaaaaccggttgaaagtttctgttggCTGAATGAgcaacaccggttgagcgttcctacagcatttccttccagaaaccgtgagaaagttgtccggctgcggggactgtgccaggggatttatactactatctgtacttactggtggcacagacgctgtttcatcctttcctacactgaaatgacccttgcctaacgattgcgtctgaagctgggcttgtaagcacagctatcctcgccgtaaggtgaccgttctcctgtatattatgagtacagcgactgcaattagaaggcatcatgttaatgttactgcttagcttcggctgttggaggtcctgacgaaccgtgtccagataaagcgtccggaggaAAAAAACtcaaatataaacggtaattaaaaagtaaaaaccataaagttgtcaggtagcaaaataggttggcaacaaaacgcacagcaactcgaaaacaagtctgcaagttgtgaccggaaatgactttggccattgatgtggtcctgccctctcctcaacaGCCTCATATAGGCgatttcatgtgggttggggtggggcggcagacacacgcatctcacatttcatgacattacatgtttatatattgcttctaaaataaataaaatatcacaaataatattttatattattaatttcaaacaagggcattagcatgataagaacttaccagtccaaaacgatgtcctctcccgttcaaaaaatattcctccacaatcgctaaatgaagcgtcctacaacaatctctgtctcaccttcccaatcaatttattctaaagttgtgtgtacatctgtatatctaaacttgacttagtcgccataatgattgatatataaacagctgaatctgcgcgtTCACCAAACAATGCAATGCGTAATGTGtttctccttccggtatgaaaatTCAATAGCGCATGACTCTCTTTACGCTGGAGCTTACTACATGagttggtcttgcaacacataaacatggcatattgccgtttagctcagctcattggctatctacccagctagactTCAAGACGaccagtggtcattgggttaaaagacagtcaatcaacgaaacagcgggcaaatcattggtgcacaatgatgttgtttctttcagtcaatacgtcccgcgaaatggcccatcaggtttgattgtgttacaaacaaaccagttgattgcagtgaaaccaaacatgactggaaaattcacgttctgtgtgggttatttacctggaatgtgtcgttGAAAATGGAATGAGAAGGAATTCACTACACAatcggttcacaaaatgttttgtgttaggctataaaaacggattttatcaaacaaaaggtcattcattgtgtaacaatgagcattggaattgcaaacagacgaagatcgtcaaaggtaaactatttattttaatgcagtttgtgattttgttgcgcctgtgctggttgaattagtcgttttttatggggctctgtgctcagataattgcatcgtattctttcgcagtaaatcttTTTTtgaatctgacaacgcagttggataaACAatattctaggctttcgatacatgtgagacacttgtattttcatgaatgtttaatatgactatttatgtagcgatcaccgtatgttgtggaatttcagcccgctagcggGTTCCGTGAGCAGAGGGGTTAAAGAGGCTTTTGTCAAAGCACATACATATCTAATGCATTATTAACCATGCAGCACTCCATCTCATGGTGTTCCCTGATTCCCTTCCTCCACAAACAAAGGAGCACTAACGGAGGCAGAATAGTAAAAGCATTGCTCAATCTGTCAGACCTTTATATAAAATGACCTCAAGTAATGCTTATTCCACATAAATCCAATGTCCCCCTGGAGGCTAATGACATGAAAGAGCCCTCGACTCAGACCCTGATGTGCTGGGTCCACAGCTGATCGATCACAAGGCCCGGGATGTGTGAGCTGCATCACGATAAGGCCCCAGTCATGACATCCCAGGCTACGGCACAGTCAAATAGCACATAAAGCCAGCCAGCTACCCAGTTGACTATCCAGCCAGTCAGTGCCATCTCTGATAAGTGGGAGTCAATTTGAAATGGACTGCATCCTCTCCTATTATCGCCAAAGCAATTTCGAGCCAGCTGACCTGCCCTGCCTTGCTGTGCCTGACGCTTCACTCCACTTTGTCAGCCAGATGCCAGTGAAAAAGCCCCCTAAAGAAAGCCCAGAGATTAAGCTTTGGTATGGATACAGATGACCCAGACTGGAGCAACAAAGTAAGGGGTGCTGGGAGGGTCAACTGCTTTCACATTCCCAGCATGGAGTCTGTCAAAGCCTCCTAGCTTTATTGTAGCAGCCCACAACAGTCCTGAATAGGGAGGATTTAGTGTGAATCGGTTGCAGCTCATAGGTGTTATTCCCTGTCATTTCTAAAGGCTGAGAAGAGGATGATAACCCTGTATATTGTGTATACTCTATGTAACTCCTCTGCATGGCAGAGTAGTGGAATCCAGAGTCTTAGTGGGGTTTCCAGCTGATCCCAGTGATCATGCAGAGAAGGACTAGGCGGGGGTTTGCTATAGGCAGGAAGGCATAATAGCTAATAGGGAAGATCAGGGAACATGAAACATTACAAGGATAACTTAATTTTATACTAAATCCATTTTCAAGTTAGATGAAAGGTTTACACATTTTCATTGTTCATGAAAATATTACTTTCTGTGCTAAGCTTAGCAATTACACCAACAGTTACTGATGTCTTGAATGGTACGCAAGGGACGTACAGTATGTCGGTGCATGGAAGCCTTCATTAACCAACTGTAAAGGATGATGTCCTCCTGTTCTTCTACATGTATTCCTGTCTAGCCTCAGTGATTGGGTCATGTACATTTGGTAGTCCACAGCAAAAGCACCATCCCTCTGATGTTTGCCTAAAGAAAGGGAAGGTTGGGATTAAGTTGTCTATTCAAAAACTGGGGGAAAGATCTGATCTGATTCTCTCCCTCTGCTTATTAATCATTGACTTGTATCACTTGATGCTTTCTTTTAAGTGTAAAATGTCATACCAAAGGATGAAGCAACAGGAATTCCTTGTTGGCAGTATGTGGCAAGGCCTTACTgtttaaaatatttattttgaGCTCCAATAGTTGTTGTAAATACAATCCATAATTTGCACTGTCTTGGCAAAAACCCTGTTTTCAGTACCTGACAATGTAAACCATCTACAGTTTACTGGAAACATCCAAAGGGAAGTGTGATGGACAAATGTAGGCAATACAACGTTTGCAGACAGCAGGTCCAGGAAGAGGATGTTTCCTTTGTGTCCGACTTTATTAGAGGAATAAGAAGAGTAACTCCATCTGACAGCATGGAAACAGGAAGGTTACGTAGAGGTTTGCTTCAGAAATGCTCTCTCGGAGACAATTTAAAAAGCTCTTGCTGTAACTAATCCATGAAATAAGAAATATCCAGCCAAACTCCAAcctgaaaggtgtgtgtgtgtgtatggtgtgacACATTAAATCAGTGTTCAGTGTGCCAAGGGCATCACTGCAAACAAGTAGATGTCTGTGCTACTGATAGAGTATGATAGCTCATAGATCTTCCTGTACAACATCTCGAGGTACACtatattaccaaaagtatgtggacacgtgctcgtcgaacatctcattacaaaatcatgggcattaatatggagttggtccaccctttactgctgtcatgactctcctgttcagatctgaaggatcaggttacagtgggtccgctacacagcgctctctctctctggaagagGGGTGAAGTTGACCGTTATATGAATGTCATAAATTCCTTGCAGAAACTCTCTTCACTGGACATGCAGTATTGAGAGGATTTACTCTGTAGAACAAAGCATTCTTCCCGCCAAAACTCCATCATCCAAAGTGGGGAATGAaacaatatttctgtaaatcGAAGCAATTGGAAGGGTCTGTGGGCACTTAAATATCAATAATTTTCGAATTCATTACTAATTTGTAATGTAACTAGTCAATTGTACAAGGTAAGGGATGCACAgtttcagtcaaaagtttggacacatctactcattcaagggtttttcattatttgtaCTAAGGGTGAAGacctcaactatgaaataacacatatggaatcatatagtaaccaataaagtgttaaacaaataaacaaatattttatattcttcaaagtagccactatttgccttgatgacaactttgcacacgcttggcattctctcaaccagcttcatgaggtagtcatctggaatgtattaaaattaacaggtgtgccttgttaaaagttcatttgtggaatttatttccttcttaatgcattcgagccaatcagttgtgttgtgacaaggtagtggtatacagaagatagggcTATCTGGTAAAGGAAcaggtccatattatggcaagaacagctcaagtaagcaaagagaaatgacagtccatcattcatttaagacatgaaggtcagtcaatgcagaacatttcaataactttgaaagtttcttcaagtgtagtcgcaaaaaaacatcaagcgctatgatgaaactggctctcatgaggaccaccacaggaaaggaagacccagagttacctctggtgCAGAGGATCAATTCAttggagttaactgcacctcagattcagcccaaataaatgcttcacagagttcaagtaacagacacatctcaacatcaactgttcagaggagaatgtgtgaatcaggccttcatggtcaaatttctgcaaagagAAGAGGCTTGCTTCtcacaagaaacacgagcaatggacattagaccggtggaaatatgtcctttggtctgatgagtccaaatttgagattttgggttccaaccgcagtgtcttatctctgcatgtgtggttcccaccgtgaagcatggaggtgtgatggtgtgggggtgctttgctggtgacactgtcagtgatttatttagaattcaagacacacaaGCAGCATGGTTaatacagcattctgcagcgatacgccatcccatcttagTCCCACTAGCTGGAAACCTCATTTGTTTTTcgactggacaatgacccaacacacctccaggctgtgttatggctatttgaccaagaggagaacaatggagtgctgcatcagaagacctggcctccacaatcatccaaACTGGGTCTTGGActttgatgggccgcccccaggtggtgaaggtagttaacaacatctccacctcgcttaccctcaacactggggccccacaagggtgtgtgctcagccctttcctgtactccctgttcacccacgactgcgtggccatgcatgcttccaactcaatcatcaagtttgcagatgacacaacagttgtGGGCATGATcatcaacaatgacgagacagcctacagggaggaggtgacggCACTCAGTGTGgggtcaggaaaacaacctctcactcaacgtcaacaaaataaaggagatgatcatggacttcaggaaacagccgagggagcacccccccctatccacatcgaagggacagcaggggagaaggtggaaagttttaagttcctgggcgtacacatcacagacaaactgaaatggtccacccacacagacagtgtggtgaagaagtcgcaacagcgcctcttcaacctcaggagaaaTTTGGcatgtcacccaaaaccctgacaaacttttacagatgcacaattgagagcatcctgtcgggctgcatcacagcctggttcggcaactgcaccgcactcaaccgcaaggctcacctgccctccatgacacctacagcacccgatgtcacaggaagatcaaaaagatcatcaaggacaacaaccacccgagccactgcttgttcacatcgctatcatccagaaggcgaggtcagtacaggtgcatcaaagcttggaccgagagattgaaaaacagcttccatctcaaggccatcagaccattatatagccatcactaactcagagaggcttcTGCCTACAtagagacccaatcactggacactttagtaaatggatcactagtcactttaaacaatgccactttaaataatgctacttgaataatgtttactcTTATcacatgtatgtactgtattttataccctctactgcaccttgcctatgccgctcggccatcgctcatccatatacttatacatattctcattcacccatttagatgtgtgtgtgtgtgtattaggtcgtTTTTggagaattgttagattacttgttagatattactgcaatgttggaactagaagcacaagcatttctttacactcacattaacatctgctaaccatgtgaatgtgaccaataacatttgatttgatttgaactcaacccaattgagatggtttgggatgagttggaccgcagaaggaaggaaaagcagccaacaagtgctaagcatatgtgggaacGCCTTCAAgacttggaaaagcattcctcattaagctggtttagagaatgccaagagtgtgcaaagctgtcatcaaggcaaagtgtagatactttgaaaaatctaaaatatattttcatttgtttaacacttttttgtttactatatgattccatatgtgttatttcatagttttgatgtcttcactattattctacaaagtagaaaatagtacaaataaagaaaaacccttgaatgagtagtaggtgtgtccaaacttttgactggtactgtacatgttttaTATAACAACCCTCTATCAGTAAAAAGTTAGTTTGATGCGGATTTGATATTCCACAGCAAAAGCACCATTCGTCTGTTGGCCCAAAGAAAGGGAATGTTTGGATTAAGTTGTCTATCCATAAACTGGGGAAAAGATCCAATCTGACTCTCACCCTCAGTTTATTAATTTTTGTCTTGTAACCGTTGATGCTTTCTCTAAAATGTACAATTTCATTCCAAAGGATGATCCAACAGTCATTCCTTTGTGCCAATATGTAGGCAAGGCCTTGCAATTTGGGTGACGGACATAGGGGATTCCAAAATAAGAGCCTGGGAGCTGAAAAAACAAGAACTATTCTGGTCGGATTTTCTGCCATATCAGTTTTGTTATAGCcatagacattattttaacaagtTAAGTTtcagaaacgtcagagtgttttctatccaatgctacctatgctggcttctgggcctgagtaagaggcagtttactttgggcacttcAGACAGGCGGAAATTCaggatactgccccctagccctaaGATTAACAGTGACCGGCAATGCATACAATTCATAAATGTAGACCTGTCACCACAATGGAACACACTCACTGGCTGTAACTACCACTTAGGGAACACGCAAAATAATTAGCAACATGGCAAGAAAAAATAGCACACTTGTGGTGAAACACTCTTTGTAACACAGCA
This window encodes:
- the LOC135561441 gene encoding piggyBac transposable element-derived protein 4-like yields the protein MYTFLVTVLLMGIVKKNSLREYWSTDPMFATPFFASLFSQDRFLVLLRCLHFVNNATAILSDPLYKIRNVLISLTSAFGRVFVPYKDLCIDESLMLWKGRLAFRQYIPSKRHRFGVKFFVMCDVKTGFVQDIIVYTGSTTDIKHYDGLGVSGSVVMTMLAPHLGKGHTLYVDNWYSSPTLFQHLLSNSTGACGTVRSNRKGMPAFGCRKMQRGEVEFQENGQQLAVKWHDKRDVHVLSTVHTATMSATGKVDHLTGERKIKPDCVLDYNLKMGAVDKADMINSFVECTRKTNKWYKKIFFHLIDTAVLNGSIVHRQLTGKVITYQKYRENLMRELLEEHHTPRRPSTGGRPAVDNPLRLTARHFPCKVPQTASQGSRTRRHCKVCLSGARRSKQRKMTKYMCLACDTPLCISPCFEEYHILKHY